In one window of Notolabrus celidotus isolate fNotCel1 chromosome 17, fNotCel1.pri, whole genome shotgun sequence DNA:
- the eif5a gene encoding eukaryotic translation initiation factor 5A-1, whose translation MADPDLDFTTGESGASATYPMQCSALRKNGYVVLKGRPCKIVEMSTSKTGKHGHAKVNMVGIDIFTNKKHEDMCPSTHNMDVPSIKRIDYQLVNINESYMSLMSDNGDIREDLRVPDSDVGREIESKFEAGEEFMVTVISAMGEECAVATKVLANK comes from the exons ATGGCAGATCCTGATCTTGACTTCACGACCGGTGAGTCTGGCGCCTCCGCCACTTACCCCATGCAGTGTTCTGCTCTGCGTAAGAACGGCTACGTGGTGCTGAAGGGACGTCCCTGCAAAATTGTGGAGATGTCCACCTCCAAGACCGGCAAGCACGGACATgctaag GTTAACATGGTTGGCATCGACATCTTCACCAACAAGAAGCATGAAGATATGTGCCCCTCCACCCACAACATGGATGTTCCCTCCATTAAGAGGATAGACTACCAG TTGGTGAACATCAATGAAAGCTACATGTCCTTGATGAGCGACAACGGTGACATCAGAGAGGATCTGCGCGTCCCTGACAGCGATGTGGGCAGGGAAATCGAGTCAAAGTTTGAAGCTGGAGAGGAGTTCATG GTCACCGTGATTTCTGCCATGGGGGAGGAATGTGCTGTCGCTACCAAGGTCCTGGCCAACAAATAG